The genomic stretch GCGGATTGTTGTCTTTGCCCAAACCTGCCGTGGTGCTGTAGAAATAGGCGACGGTGAAGGTCTGACCGCCGAAGATATTGACGACCGGCGTCACGGCGATGTCATTCCAGCCGGTGAGGACGCCTGCGGGGGAACTCCATACGGGCTCGCCCGTGGGACGTCCCTGAGCGTCATTGAGGTAAATCTTGACCTGGCCCTGATCATCGCCGCTGACGTTCACGCGGACGGTGTCGATACGGGTCGGATAGACAGCGGGACGATAGGAAACGCCGGTGGCGGACCCTTCGCCAAAATAGGTGGAGCCTTCCGAGTCGCCGTTATCATCATAACGATACCAGCGCGGGTAGCCGCCCACGAAGAAACGCTGATAGGTGGTATCGTTCTGCGTATCGGCATCATTGTCGGCAAGCACGACGCAACGGGCCATATACTCGCCCGGCGTGGTCACCGTAAACGGGGCGGTGGCGCTCAGGATCTGGGTCGCCTGCGGAGCAATCGTGGTGCCCACGACTTCTTCCGAGAAGACTTCGGTGCCGCTGGGATTGCGGACGGACCATGCCATGGTGAAAGCATCAATGGCGGCGCTGGAGAGATTCTTCGCCTGGCCCTTCATGAGGACGGATGAACCCGCCGGCATGAAGAACAGACCGCGGCCACCGTCCACCTGATTGTAGCACTGTTCCGCAGACATATCCACGAAAGTGGCAATGCTGCCGCCGACGCGTACGCGCAAGTCCACCGCTACGCTCTGGTAGGGGCCGGTCATGCGGGAGGCATTGGCGTTGGTGACAAACGAACGGTTCACGGACGTCGCGCCGTCAAGCAGCGGAGTCCAGCCGTTGGGGCCAACCGCGCGGCCAAACACGATCAGGAAATCTTCAGCAGCGTCAAGGTGCACCGTGTCGGGCAGCGTAGCGTCATACCAGAAGGATCCCGTCTGGGGCGCAATCGCCGTGCGGGACAGCAGCGTTCCGGGCAGGGTACCGTTTGCGGTATAAACGAACAGTGAGCAGGGCGTGGTATTGCCGGACGTATTCGACAGTGCAACGTAGATGCTGCGCAGATCGAAGGCGGCGGGCGGGGTGAAACGGACGTACGACCAGAAATTGGTGAGAGCGTTGAAATAGTAGCTCTGCGTCAGGTTGTCGTCATACTGCAGGGTATCCGGTTCGGGATTGTCCAACGAATTCCCGATGCGCCCGGACGGCGAGAGAATTACCTGCTGAGTGTCAAAGTTGCCCGCAAATGCAAATGCGGCCAACATCAACAGGCACAGGAGCAAACACGTTCTAAAAAACATGGCCCGACCTCAAATGTTTGATGTGGATAGCGTTATCAAAAAGAATGGTTTCTTCCAAGGGATGGTGCCGCAAAACAGACAGACTGAAGCGGCTTGGGATTAACGAGTATGAAAATGTTTGCAACTCTCATGCCTGCAAGAGCCGTTGCTAACATGCTGACAATATGCTTCTTAAAAGGAAGGAGCCGTCACGCAGGGTAGAAAGAGCGCAAATCTTGCACGGACAGACGCATTGTTTGCCCGTCTATTGGTAGAGTTGGTGAGCGAAAATGTAGTTGCGGACCGGGTCCGCTATCAGTCCTGCGACCGATTGTCCACGGTGCAAGCGCTCGCGAATTTCAGTGGCGGAAATGCTGAGCATGGGAGTTTTCAGAACACGAACGCGGGCGAGGTAATGAGGATCCACCTTGCCGATATCAAATCCCGGCCGCGGCAGCACCGCCACATTCGCATCCCGGAAGAGCGCTTCGGGATCTTTCCAGCGGGGCAGTTCGATCATCGAGTCCATGCCGACAATCAGCCACAACTCGCGTTGTTCTTCGGGAGGCAGCGAGGCGATCACACGGCGCACGGTGTCTGTAGTATACGCAGGGCCAATGGCCTGTTCCTCAAAGTCCGCCATTTCCAGCGCGGGGAATTCCTGAAGCGCCAGCCGCAACATCTCCTTGCGATGCACATACGGAGTAAGCGGATAGGCGAGCTTGTGCGGCGGCTGCGGATTAGGAAGGATAAGCACTCGCGGCAGGTCCAGTTCGCGGCGCGCACTGTCGATGGTCTTTAGATGGCCGTAGTGCACGGGGTCAAAGGTCCCGCCGAAGAGCCCCAGTTTGATCATGGCTGCGTCGTGGGGCGGGTAGCCGTGTTCAGATGCTTATCCGCAACGGTCAGCATCTCCTTGGCGCGCAAAGCAAATTGCCCGCCGGGGAATTTGTCCAGATACGTCTGCAATTCCTTCTGTGCGCGGCCCCAATCCTCCAGATCATAGAAGGAGCGGCCTTTCAAGAACTGCGACGGAGCGGCCCACGACGTATCGTAGTAGTTGGCCAGCACCACGTCAGTATAAAGCACGGCGGAGGCGAATTCGCCAAGATCGTAGTAGAGCTTGGCGGCCGCGTATTCCTTGTGGGCAAGCTTGTCGCGGCAGAACCCGAGATATTTGTAGGCACTGTCGGTCAGGGAGTGCTGCGCGTGCTCTTCGAGGAACCGCTGAAAACCCTGCACGGCCTTGGTGGTGTACTGCTGATCAAGCTGATACTGCGGAGCCTGCTCGTAATAGCAGCGGGCTTCCCAATACTGGGCGTCACCCCCGAGGTTGCTTTGCGGATACTGCTCCACCATTTTGTGGAACTGGTCGGCCGCAGTGAGGTATTCTCCTACCTCGTAATGGGTGCGGCCCAGCAGAAACTGCACGGAGTCGATAATCGCCGCGCCGGGATAGTTCAGGGTGATGTCCTTGAGGACCTGCTGAGCCTTGAGATATTTCTCGCGGGCGAAGAGATCCTTGGCTTTTTGCCACGCGACTTCCGGCCCCAGCACCTGTTCGCCGGAGGATTGCTTGCCGCATCCGGCGAGAACGACCGCCGCGATGATCAGGGCCAGTACGAAACCATGCAGGATAGCCGAACGGATTTTGTTCAACAGGGTACGCGTTCCGGTTTTTGAGAGTTTCTTAACGAGAGATGGCACCGATGGGCACTCAGCGGGACCGTGTGCTGAAGAGCAGCCACACCGCCGTGCCGGTCAGAACAATGACGCCTAAGGGAATCAGCCAGCGGTCTACGGTTCGTTTGCCGCCGCCGAGGGAGTCGCTATGGGCAAAGGTGGAGTCGCTCCAAAGGGGCATCTGCTGTGCGGCCACATGCAGCGAATCGGCCGTCTTCAGCGAATCGCCCACCTGAGCGGCAGCGATACCGGCGGCACAAAGGATGACGAGCGCAACGGCCCTGAAGGGGCGCATCACAATCTCCAGGCACAGGTCAGAGAGCCAATTCCGAGGCGGGGAGTGCGGCGATGATAGACCACCGCCACCGCTACTTGCAAGACGTCATCGGGGACCAGCAGCCGCGCGACTTTGCTGCGCAGCCAGTTGGCGTCCAGGAGTCCGATGCCCGAGGTCCAGGCCCAGTCTGCGCTGCGGGAGAATTGCACGCCGCCGGCGCGAATCGCCAGCGCCCGCACGGGCCGCCATTCAAAACCCGCGTGGGGTTCAAGAAAAGCGGGCTGATCCGACTGAGTAAGGTTCATCACCTGCGCGCTGACCGTAAAGGTTTCCCGGACGACGGCCACACCGGCGGAGGTGGACTGATCGCTGCGACGGTCGAGGGGATGCCAGACGCGCGCGCCGGACGCGGGGAAGCGCTGATATTGAACACCGACGTTCATACCGCGCGGCCTGAGGATCACACCGTAACTGTAGCTCTCGCCCTCGGGACGGTCATATCGATAGTAACGGTCCACCCTACCCCCCACCGATACGCGCGGATGCAGCGCAAGGGACATGGAGAGGCTGTTCTGGTGATAGTCGAGTGACGAGCGCTGCTCAAAGCGGTGGTAGCGCGCGGTGTCGTCCCGGGCCATCACGGGCTGGGAAACAAACGCCGCCAGTGTGATGATATGAGATTGAAGCGCCGCGCCATGCAAAAGCAAGCGGGCGCCGTCTCCCGCCCTTGCCAGAGACGGCCGGCTGCCGGCCTCGCGGTCGGCGTAGTTCTTCAGTTGCCAGAGCCCGCCGGGATTGAGAAAGACCGTGGCGTGAAAATCATCACGCGGACTGAAGAGCGTCAGTCCCGCTGGGTTGATGCTCTGCGATTGCGGCGCAAAGGACATCGCCAGGGTGCTGGCGCCCATCGCCAGATCGCGACTGTACGCCGGATTGGGCGCGACGGCGATCCATTCGAACGCCAACGCATCGGAACCCCGGACAAAAAGCAGCAGCGCCGCCACGCACAGAAACCAGACCGCGGTTCTGCTTTTCACAGAACCGGACGGGACGTGCGCGGGTGCCGGACTTTTATCCACAGGACCACTAAGGTAAGCAGAAGGATTGCGCCGTAAAACGGCAGCCAGATATGCGCGAGCCACGCGGCCAGAGTAATTTCGGTCTGCTCAGGCACCGTGCCGTGAATTTCGCCCGCGCGATTATATCCGAGGGTTTTGGACATCGCACCCGTGGGAAGAATCAAGGCACTGATGCCAGTATTGGCGGAACGCACAATGCTGCGGCGCACGGCGATAGCGCGCAAGCGGGCCAGATCGAGGTGCTGGTACGGACCGGATGAGTTGCCGTACCATCCGTCATTGGTGATGGTAGTCAGAAGCCTGGCACCGCCCCGGGTCATATCGGCAGCGAGGTCAGGAAAGACCACTTCAAAACAGATCAGGCAGCCGGATGCGGGAATACCGTTATTCGGAGGAAAGACCACTACCGACTTGCCGGGCTCCCATTCCGCCTGCCCAAGATGGAGACGGTGCAGAAAGGGAAATATCTTCTGCGCGGGGATACGCTCGCCGAAAGGCACCAGATGAATCTTGGCGGAACTCAGCAGTTCACGCGTACCGGGGCGAATCAGAAAGGCCGAGTTTAACGGCACCATGCCGCGCACGGAATCCTGTTCATAATCGGTTGCCCCGGTCAGCAGCGTCATGTTGCTGCCATCGCAGAAGGTGTGCAGCTCGTCGCTTAACCATTGGCGGTAGCGCAACGGCGTCGGTGTAGCCGTTTCCGGCCAGACCACGAGGCGTGTGCCGGTGCCGACCAGCGGCGCGGAGGTCTTCAGATAGCTTTGGGCGATGTCTTCGGCAGACATTTCCCACTTCTCCTCGACCGGGGTGTTGGCCTGCACCGCCGCCACTTGAACAGGTGGGCCGAAGCTGAAGGTTGAAAGGCGGATGATTCCGTAGAGAAGCGGGACGACAAAGGTGAGAGCGGTAATCAAGCCGATTTGTTTCCGCCGCGCCGGAATTTTCCATAAGAGAAAGAGCAGCGCGTTGAGGCTGACCACCCAGAGGGACAGGCCGTAAACATCGCCCAGATCGGCGAGCTGCGCGGCGGGAAGGAAGCCGATTTGCGTCAGCCCCCAGAGCGCCCACGGGAACCCCAATTCCCCCGTTCCCCAGAAAACTTCAAAGAACAGATAAAGCACGACGAAGAGGATCATCGCCGTCACCAGACCAAAACGGCGGGCGGCCAACGAGACTGCGCCAGCCGTGATGCTCCAAACCGTGGAGAGAATCAGCACAACCACCACCACAGACGCCGCGGATAGCATCGGTGGAGCGCCGCTATTCAGGCCAAGCCAGTAGAGCAGACCGGCGAAAAACACGAATCCACCGAGATAAGCCCACCGGCGCGCGCGTTTAGGCGGCAGGGCAACGCAGGATGCAAGAAAGGGAATCAGCGCGACATAGGAGAGGGGCCAAATCCCGACGGGCGGAAAACTGAGAATGCCTAAGACGGCAGAGAGCAGAAATCCCAGAGGTGCTGACACGGAGATCAGGATTCTCCGATAACCACTTCCCGGCTTTCGCCGGTGGCGCGATAGGTGGCTTCGACCAGTTCCATCACCGCGGCCGCTTCGGCGCCCGTGGAGATCGGAACGGTGCCATTCAGCAGCGACTGGTAGAAATGGTCGATCTCCAGTTCGAACGACTTGCGGTAGAGATCCTGAGCGCGCATCGGTTTGCCGGCGGGAGTGACATTGACCAGGCTGCCTTGAACCTCCTTGGTGATCTTCAGGGGATTCAGGATGGCCGTGCCCTTGGTGCCGCTGAAAATCGTCTGCGCGTCGCTCTCATCGGCCATAAAGGCCCAAGTGACGTTCAGATACAACGACGCGTTGCCATCCAGCATGTAGAAGGCAATCATGGTGTCTTCGACGCGGAAGCCGAGACGGTCCCGCGTGGCATGGGCGGACACCCGTTTGACCTGCGGATTGCCGAGCACCCACAGACAGACATCGAGCATCTGAATCCCGAGATCCATGAACACACCGCCACCGGAAATCCGGGAGTTGGAAAGCCACGGACTGCGGGACCAGCGATCTTTCTTCTTCAGCCAGCGGGCACGGGACGCGCTGATGTGCCCAAGTTCGCCACCTTCCACGAACTTGCGGAGGGTCATCGAATCGGGACGAAAGCGCAGGTTCATCGCCACCATCAGGGTGCGGTCCGCTTCCCGGGCGGCTTCCACCATACGATAAGCCTCCTCGGCTTTGCGGGCGATGGGCTTTTCCACCAGCACGTGTTTGCCGGCGGAGAGGGCTGCCAGCGTCACGGCAAGGTGCGAGTTGGTGGGCGTGTTCACGTGCACCGCGTCGATATCGTCGCGGGCGAGCAGTTTTTCCGGATCGCGGTAGAAGTTGGGAATCTTGAATTTTTCCGCGACCGAAGCGGCCTTGGGCAGATCGAGGTCGGCGATTGCCACCAGTTCCGCATTGGGATGTTTCTTGACGATGGGAACATGCACGAGTTGGGAAATTCCGCCCGCGCCAATGATCCCGATCCGCAATTTATCCGCCACCGTGTTCCTTTCCTTCAGCGTGCATAGAGTCCAGATAGGCCTGCAGCATAAGAATAGCGGCAGACATATCTATCTTGCCCCGTTGTTTTCGCTGTGAAATGCCGAGCCGCGAGAGATTGCGGCTGGCGTCCTGGGTGGTGTAGCGTTCGTCCCAGCGGCACACATCGTAGCCCGCCGCCACAAGCCGGGCGATGAAGCGGTCCACTTCGCGAGCCTTGGGTCCGACCTCGCCGCGCAACGTCAGAGGATAGCCGACCACAATGCGGCCGATCTCCTCTTCCCTGACGGTAACGGCCAGTCGGGGGAACAGTTCCGCCGTCGGCCATACGGCATAGCCGACGGCAAAGAGGCCGCGGTCATCGGTGACCGCCACCCCAATGCGTTTCTCGCCCCAATCAAGGCCTAAGAGCCGGGACAAGCGAGGATCAGATCTGATCGAGGGGTTTCTTCAGCGCTTCTTTGAGAAGCTTGCCGGGCTTGAAGTGGGTCTTCCGGCGGGCAGCCACGTAAATGATCTCATTCGTCTTGGGATTGCGCGCCTTGGGTTTCGGCTTGGTCTTCTTGACTTCGAAGACGCCGAAATCCC from bacterium encodes the following:
- a CDS encoding T9SS type A sorting domain-containing protein, with the protein product MFFRTCLLLCLLMLAAFAFAGNFDTQQVILSPSGRIGNSLDNPEPDTLQYDDNLTQSYYFNALTNFWSYVRFTPPAAFDLRSIYVALSNTSGNTTPCSLFVYTANGTLPGTLLSRTAIAPQTGSFWYDATLPDTVHLDAAEDFLIVFGRAVGPNGWTPLLDGATSVNRSFVTNANASRMTGPYQSVAVDLRVRVGGSIATFVDMSAEQCYNQVDGGRGLFFMPAGSSVLMKGQAKNLSSAAIDAFTMAWSVRNPSGTEVFSEEVVGTTIAPQATQILSATAPFTVTTPGEYMARCVVLADNDADTQNDTTYQRFFVGGYPRWYRYDDNGDSEGSTYFGEGSATGVSYRPAVYPTRIDTVRVNVSGDDQGQVKIYLNDAQGRPTGEPVWSSPAGVLTGWNDIAVTPVVNIFGGQTFTVAYFYSTTAGLGKDNNPPNEASITLMDTIAWQGDGSTWEGDAIGNWMIQAHLDTTSATPNYSLISTSLDTLAFGPVDTTGSTSAQITFWVYNLGGVDLRVDSMRFKPASIAAVCTVNPTSLVIAAGDSASAVATFNPSRIQAYAGGFVLFNNSNNNRRDSLIVRGSGVRPAAAGDHESVLPSQFSLTQNFPNPFNPSTDIQFSLPVQSHVRLTVYDVLGQEVTTLVNSTLPAGVHTSMFDASRLPTGIYFYRLEAGSFTDIKKMMLMK
- the nadD gene encoding nicotinate (nicotinamide) nucleotide adenylyltransferase — translated: MIKLGLFGGTFDPVHYGHLKTIDSARRELDLPRVLILPNPQPPHKLAYPLTPYVHRKEMLRLALQEFPALEMADFEEQAIGPAYTTDTVRRVIASLPPEEQRELWLIVGMDSMIELPRWKDPEALFRDANVAVLPRPGFDIGKVDPHYLARVRVLKTPMLSISATEIRERLHRGQSVAGLIADPVRNYIFAHQLYQ
- the bamD gene encoding outer membrane protein assembly factor BamD, producing the protein MNKIRSAILHGFVLALIIAAVVLAGCGKQSSGEQVLGPEVAWQKAKDLFAREKYLKAQQVLKDITLNYPGAAIIDSVQFLLGRTHYEVGEYLTAADQFHKMVEQYPQSNLGGDAQYWEARCYYEQAPQYQLDQQYTTKAVQGFQRFLEEHAQHSLTDSAYKYLGFCRDKLAHKEYAAAKLYYDLGEFASAVLYTDVVLANYYDTSWAAPSQFLKGRSFYDLEDWGRAQKELQTYLDKFPGGQFALRAKEMLTVADKHLNTATRPTTQP
- the lnt gene encoding apolipoprotein N-acyltransferase, which encodes MSAPLGFLLSAVLGILSFPPVGIWPLSYVALIPFLASCVALPPKRARRWAYLGGFVFFAGLLYWLGLNSGAPPMLSAASVVVVVLILSTVWSITAGAVSLAARRFGLVTAMILFVVLYLFFEVFWGTGELGFPWALWGLTQIGFLPAAQLADLGDVYGLSLWVVSLNALLFLLWKIPARRKQIGLITALTFVVPLLYGIIRLSTFSFGPPVQVAAVQANTPVEEKWEMSAEDIAQSYLKTSAPLVGTGTRLVVWPETATPTPLRYRQWLSDELHTFCDGSNMTLLTGATDYEQDSVRGMVPLNSAFLIRPGTRELLSSAKIHLVPFGERIPAQKIFPFLHRLHLGQAEWEPGKSVVVFPPNNGIPASGCLICFEVVFPDLAADMTRGGARLLTTITNDGWYGNSSGPYQHLDLARLRAIAVRRSIVRSANTGISALILPTGAMSKTLGYNRAGEIHGTVPEQTEITLAAWLAHIWLPFYGAILLLTLVVLWIKVRHPRTSRPVL
- a CDS encoding Gfo/Idh/MocA family oxidoreductase; the protein is MADKLRIGIIGAGGISQLVHVPIVKKHPNAELVAIADLDLPKAASVAEKFKIPNFYRDPEKLLARDDIDAVHVNTPTNSHLAVTLAALSAGKHVLVEKPIARKAEEAYRMVEAAREADRTLMVAMNLRFRPDSMTLRKFVEGGELGHISASRARWLKKKDRWSRSPWLSNSRISGGGVFMDLGIQMLDVCLWVLGNPQVKRVSAHATRDRLGFRVEDTMIAFYMLDGNASLYLNVTWAFMADESDAQTIFSGTKGTAILNPLKITKEVQGSLVNVTPAGKPMRAQDLYRKSFELEIDHFYQSLLNGTVPISTGAEAAAVMELVEATYRATGESREVVIGES
- the ruvX gene encoding Holliday junction resolvase RuvX, whose protein sequence is MSRLLGLDWGEKRIGVAVTDDRGLFAVGYAVWPTAELFPRLAVTVREEEIGRIVVGYPLTLRGEVGPKAREVDRFIARLVAAGYDVCRWDERYTTQDASRNLSRLGISQRKQRGKIDMSAAILMLQAYLDSMHAEGKEHGGG
- a CDS encoding HU family DNA-binding protein; translation: MRTFIKKDVVERVCQRSQERPDTVAKVVNDTFTVLREIMSGNDSELRIEVRDFGVFEVKKTKPKPKARNPKTNEIIYVAARRKTHFKPGKLLKEALKKPLDQI